A single Micromonospora luteifusca DNA region contains:
- a CDS encoding C39 family peptidase has translation MRTDLIRKTALTAAGLAFTGGAIAGPITAAYAADAHTQGDRKPTSERELNVRYQAQPNFYDCGPAATRNALSVQGKDINIDDMAKEMGTTEAGTNSINDITPVLNKETGKTDAYHSVEISNPNADDKQTDRLRADVVKTVDNGRAVVANIAGTSTDTGGNTHSYEGGHYISVVGYHNNGNTVTIADSADPNTAAYQISIEHLADWIATRGYATS, from the coding sequence ATGCGTACCGATCTGATCCGTAAGACCGCTCTCACCGCCGCTGGGCTCGCCTTCACCGGAGGCGCCATCGCCGGCCCCATCACCGCCGCCTACGCCGCGGACGCCCACACCCAGGGCGACCGTAAGCCCACCAGCGAGCGGGAACTCAACGTGCGCTACCAGGCGCAGCCGAACTTCTACGACTGCGGCCCCGCCGCGACCCGTAACGCCCTGTCCGTGCAGGGCAAGGACATCAACATCGACGACATGGCCAAGGAAATGGGCACCACCGAGGCCGGCACCAACTCGATCAACGACATCACCCCGGTGCTGAACAAGGAAACCGGCAAGACCGACGCCTACCACAGTGTCGAGATCAGCAACCCCAACGCTGATGACAAGCAGACCGACCGTCTGCGCGCCGACGTGGTCAAGACCGTCGACAACGGCCGCGCCGTCGTCGCCAACATCGCCGGCACCAGCACCGACACAGGCGGCAACACGCACTCCTACGAAGGCGGGCACTACATCAGCGTCGTCGGCTACCACAACAACGGCAACACCGTCACCATCGCCGACTCCGCCGACCCCAACACCGCCGCCTACCAGATCAGCATCGAGCACCTCGCCGACTGGATCGCCACCCGCGGCTACGCCACCAGCTGA
- a CDS encoding glycine--tRNA ligase has product MPVDRIDAVVSLAKRRGFVFPSSEIYGGTRSAWDYGPLGVELKENVRRQWWKTMVQQRDDVVGLDSAVILARKVWEASGHIAEFVDPLTECQFCHKRFRADHLEEAYEAKHGKPLASLAELNCPNCGNKGTFTEPKMFNGLMKTYLGPVESEEGMHYLRPETAQGIFVNYKNVETVARKKPPFGIAQTGKSFRNEITPGNFIFRTREFEQMEMEFFVEPGTDEQWHEYWLQERWNWYLDLGLSADNLRLYEHPAEKLSHYSKRTVDIEYRFQFGGTEFSELEGVANRTDFDLSTHSKHSGVDLSYFDQAKSERWMPYVIEPAAGLTRAVLAFLLEAYDEDEAPNTKGGVDKRTVMRFDPRLAPVKVAVLPLSRNEALSPKAKDLATLLRKRWVVEFDDSQAIGRRYRRQDEIGTPFCVTVDFDTLDDNAVTVRNRDTMAQERVSLDQVERYLIERLPGC; this is encoded by the coding sequence ATGCCAGTCGACCGTATCGACGCCGTCGTCAGCCTCGCCAAGCGCCGAGGCTTCGTCTTCCCCTCCAGCGAAATCTACGGAGGCACCCGATCGGCGTGGGACTACGGCCCGCTCGGCGTGGAGCTCAAGGAGAACGTCCGCCGGCAGTGGTGGAAGACCATGGTCCAGCAGCGCGACGACGTCGTCGGCCTCGACTCGGCGGTGATCCTGGCCCGCAAGGTGTGGGAGGCGTCCGGCCATATCGCCGAGTTCGTCGACCCGCTCACCGAGTGCCAGTTCTGCCACAAGCGATTCCGGGCGGACCACCTCGAAGAGGCATACGAGGCCAAGCACGGCAAGCCGCTGGCCTCGCTCGCTGAGCTCAACTGCCCCAACTGCGGCAACAAGGGCACCTTCACCGAGCCGAAGATGTTCAACGGCCTGATGAAGACCTACCTGGGCCCGGTGGAGAGCGAAGAGGGCATGCACTACCTGCGCCCGGAGACCGCGCAGGGCATCTTCGTCAACTACAAGAACGTCGAGACGGTCGCCCGCAAGAAGCCGCCGTTCGGCATCGCGCAGACCGGCAAGTCGTTCCGCAACGAGATCACCCCGGGCAACTTCATTTTCCGGACCCGTGAGTTCGAGCAGATGGAGATGGAGTTCTTCGTCGAGCCGGGCACCGACGAGCAGTGGCACGAGTACTGGCTCCAGGAGCGCTGGAACTGGTACCTCGACCTCGGCCTGTCCGCGGACAACCTCCGGCTCTACGAGCACCCGGCGGAGAAGCTCTCGCACTACTCCAAGCGGACGGTCGACATCGAATACCGCTTCCAGTTCGGTGGCACCGAGTTCTCCGAGCTGGAGGGCGTCGCCAACCGCACCGACTTCGACCTCTCCACGCACAGCAAGCACTCCGGCGTCGACCTGTCCTACTTCGACCAGGCCAAGAGTGAGCGCTGGATGCCGTACGTCATCGAGCCGGCCGCGGGTCTGACCCGCGCGGTGCTCGCCTTCCTGCTGGAGGCGTACGACGAGGACGAGGCACCGAACACCAAGGGTGGCGTGGACAAGCGCACCGTCATGCGCTTCGATCCGCGGCTCGCTCCGGTCAAGGTGGCGGTGCTGCCGCTGTCGCGCAACGAGGCGCTGTCGCCGAAGGCCAAGGACCTCGCGACGCTGCTGCGCAAGCGCTGGGTGGTGGAGTTCGACGATTCGCAGGCGATCGGTCGCCGCTACCGCCGGCAGGACGAGATCGGCACCCCGTTCTGCGTGACGGTCGACTTCGACACGCTGGACGACAACGCCGTGACGGTGCGCAACCGGGACACCATGGCCCAGGAGCGGGTCTCCCTGGACCAGGTCGAGCGCTACCTGATCGAGCGACTCCCCGGCTGCTGA
- a CDS encoding metal ABC transporter permease has protein sequence MGLFQYSYMQHALIGALVIGLAAPALGIYLVQRRLALIGDGVGHVALTGVGAGLLLNRSPVLVAVLVATAGAIAIEVVRARGRTSGDLALALLFYGGIAGGVLLVGLSDATSANLNAYLFGSLITTSFADVITIAVLGAAILVTMIALRPALFAVSHDEEYARVSGLPVRTLNLLIAVATAITVTIAMRAVGVLLISALMVVPVATAQQVTRGFRSTMTAAMVLGFFAAGSGVWVAATADTAPGASVVLVAIASFLVVAVAGGVWRALRRRAIPTAAPTPEPHEVVLDRS, from the coding sequence ATGGGACTCTTCCAGTACTCCTACATGCAGCATGCCCTGATCGGCGCGCTGGTGATCGGCCTGGCCGCGCCGGCCCTCGGCATCTACCTGGTGCAGCGCCGGCTGGCGTTGATCGGCGACGGCGTCGGGCACGTGGCGCTGACCGGCGTCGGCGCGGGCCTGCTTCTCAACCGCTCGCCGGTGCTGGTGGCGGTGCTCGTCGCCACCGCGGGTGCGATCGCCATCGAGGTGGTCCGTGCCCGCGGGCGTACGTCCGGCGACCTGGCCCTGGCCCTGCTCTTCTACGGCGGAATCGCGGGCGGCGTGTTGCTGGTCGGCCTCTCCGACGCGACCAGCGCCAACCTCAACGCCTATCTGTTCGGGTCGCTGATCACCACCTCCTTCGCCGACGTGATCACCATCGCGGTGCTCGGCGCGGCGATCCTGGTCACGATGATCGCGTTGCGGCCGGCGCTCTTCGCGGTCAGCCACGACGAGGAGTACGCCCGGGTCTCCGGCCTTCCGGTACGCACGCTGAACCTGCTGATCGCTGTCGCCACCGCGATCACCGTGACCATCGCGATGCGGGCCGTCGGGGTGCTGTTGATCAGCGCGCTGATGGTGGTGCCGGTCGCCACCGCACAGCAGGTCACCCGGGGCTTTCGCAGCACGATGACCGCCGCGATGGTCCTCGGCTTCTTCGCCGCCGGCTCCGGTGTCTGGGTGGCGGCCACGGCGGACACCGCGCCGGGTGCCTCGGTGGTGCTGGTGGCGATCGCCTCCTTCCTGGTGGTGGCCGTGGCCGGCGGGGTCTGGCGGGCGCTGCGCCGCCGGGCGATACCGACCGCCGCGCCAACACCGGAACCGCACGAGGTCGTGCTGGACAGATCCTGA
- a CDS encoding acyl-CoA dehydrogenase family protein, whose product MTTTKDGRPAPDGPDSDITPDTAGAAAPLLAESGQVSEKEARRVAEAARESTWDRPSFGKELFLGRFRLDLIDPWPQSDPDDVARAEEFLGRFRTFLNSEVDGAAIERDASIPDSVFHGLADLGAFGMKIDRKYGGLGLSNLHYCRALMLAGSVSPAIGALLSAHQSIGVPQPLKMFGTAEQKQRFLPRLAAGEVSAFLLTEPDVGSDPARLATIAEPTEDGTGYRLNGVKLWATNGIVATLLVVMARVPATQGRRGGITAFVVDGDSAGITVERRNEFVGLRGLENSLTRFHDVFVPAENVIGGEGKGLKIALTTLNTGRLSLPAMCVGAGKWSLNVARGWAADRVQWGRPVGEHEAVAQKLSFIAATTYGMETMLDLCCLLADDDRNDIRIEAALVKLYASEMAWKIADELIQIRGGRGYETADSLAARGERPANVEQVLRDLRINRIFEGSTEIMHLLIAREAVDAHLSVAGDIIDPEAGLGRKARAGARAGAFYAKWLPTLAVGRGQSPSAYAEFGPLAGHLRQVERSSRKLARSTFYAMSRWQGKMERKQAFLGRVVDIGAELFAMSAVCVRASAERDSRPENVELADLFCRQARVRVDALFTALWDNTDSVDTAAAKRILAGRYAGLEEGVITPSDELPWVARWSPGPSTAEDVRRRIPPKS is encoded by the coding sequence GTGACCACGACGAAGGACGGCCGACCAGCACCGGACGGCCCCGATTCCGATATCACCCCCGACACCGCCGGCGCCGCGGCACCGTTGCTGGCGGAGTCCGGGCAGGTGTCGGAGAAGGAGGCCCGGCGGGTCGCCGAAGCCGCTCGCGAGTCCACCTGGGACCGACCCAGCTTCGGCAAAGAGTTGTTCCTCGGCCGGTTCCGGCTGGACCTGATCGACCCGTGGCCGCAGTCCGACCCGGACGACGTGGCCCGCGCCGAGGAGTTCCTAGGCCGGTTCCGCACCTTCCTCAACTCCGAGGTGGACGGCGCGGCCATCGAACGCGACGCGTCCATTCCGGACTCGGTCTTCCACGGCCTCGCCGACCTCGGCGCGTTCGGCATGAAGATCGACCGGAAGTACGGCGGGCTCGGGCTGAGCAACCTGCATTACTGCCGGGCGCTGATGCTGGCCGGCTCGGTCAGCCCGGCCATCGGCGCGCTGCTCTCGGCGCACCAGTCGATCGGGGTGCCGCAGCCGCTGAAGATGTTCGGCACCGCCGAGCAGAAGCAGCGCTTCCTGCCCCGACTCGCCGCCGGCGAGGTGTCCGCGTTCCTGCTCACCGAGCCGGACGTCGGCTCCGACCCGGCCCGGCTGGCCACCATCGCCGAGCCGACCGAGGACGGCACCGGTTACCGGCTCAACGGGGTGAAACTCTGGGCCACCAACGGCATCGTGGCCACCCTGCTGGTGGTGATGGCCCGGGTGCCGGCCACCCAGGGCCGCCGGGGTGGAATCACCGCGTTCGTGGTGGACGGCGACAGCGCGGGCATCACCGTCGAGCGGCGCAACGAGTTCGTCGGCCTGCGTGGCCTGGAAAACAGCCTCACCCGCTTCCACGACGTGTTCGTGCCCGCCGAGAACGTCATCGGCGGCGAGGGCAAAGGGCTGAAGATCGCCCTGACCACGCTGAACACCGGCCGGCTCTCGCTCCCGGCGATGTGCGTGGGCGCCGGCAAGTGGTCGTTGAACGTGGCCCGGGGGTGGGCCGCCGACCGGGTCCAGTGGGGCCGACCGGTGGGCGAGCACGAGGCGGTCGCGCAGAAGCTCTCCTTCATCGCCGCCACCACGTACGGCATGGAGACCATGCTCGACCTCTGCTGCCTGCTCGCCGACGACGACCGTAACGACATCCGGATCGAGGCGGCCCTGGTCAAGCTGTACGCCAGCGAGATGGCCTGGAAGATCGCCGACGAGCTGATCCAGATCCGGGGCGGGCGCGGCTACGAGACGGCCGACTCGTTGGCCGCCCGCGGCGAACGCCCGGCCAACGTCGAGCAGGTGCTGCGCGACCTGCGGATCAATCGGATCTTCGAAGGCTCCACCGAGATCATGCATCTGCTGATCGCCCGCGAGGCGGTCGACGCCCACCTGTCGGTGGCCGGCGACATCATCGACCCCGAGGCCGGGCTGGGTCGCAAGGCGCGGGCCGGTGCCCGAGCCGGCGCCTTCTACGCGAAGTGGCTGCCCACGCTGGCCGTGGGTCGGGGGCAGAGCCCTTCGGCGTACGCGGAGTTCGGGCCGCTCGCCGGGCACCTGCGACAGGTGGAGCGGTCGTCGCGCAAGCTGGCCCGGTCGACGTTCTACGCGATGTCCCGCTGGCAGGGAAAGATGGAGCGTAAGCAGGCGTTCCTCGGCCGTGTGGTGGACATCGGCGCCGAGTTGTTCGCGATGTCCGCGGTCTGCGTGCGGGCTTCCGCCGAACGGGACAGCCGACCGGAAAATGTCGAGCTGGCCGACCTGTTCTGCCGGCAGGCGCGGGTGCGGGTGGATGCCCTGTTCACGGCACTCTGGGACAACACCGACTCGGTCGACACCGCCGCCGCGAAGCGGATTCTCGCCGGCCGCTACGCGGGCCTGGAGGAGGGCGTGATCACCCCGTCCGACGAGTTGCCCTGGGTGGCCCGCTGGTCACCCGGCCCGTCCACCGCCGAGGACGTCCGCCGCCGCATCCCACCCAAGTCGTGA
- the dusB gene encoding tRNA dihydrouridine synthase DusB, whose protein sequence is MPALRSLTLGQHQVWPPVVLAPMAGITNVGFRQLCREQGGGIYVCEMITTRALVERNPKTLRMITFGDDEKPRSLQLYGTDPEITAAAVRIVVERNLADHIDLNFGCPVPKVTRRGGGAALPWRRRLFARLVQAAVAAAAPAGVPVTVKMRKGIDDDHLTYVEAGLAAQDAGVAAVALHGRTAAQRYSGTADWDAIATLKQALDVPVLGNGDIWEADDALRMVAHTGVDGVVVGRGCLGRPWLFADLEAAFNGRSERRLPTLGEVAVTMRRHAELLVDQFVTGASNPARGERDGCADFRKHVAWYLKGFPVGGELRRSLAMIETLAQLDDLLGKLDPTEPFPLTALGQPRGRTNSPGKVFLPDGWLASRDDDAVPEGAEMDDSGG, encoded by the coding sequence ATGCCCGCGCTGCGCTCGTTGACTCTCGGGCAGCACCAGGTGTGGCCGCCGGTGGTGCTCGCGCCGATGGCCGGGATCACCAACGTCGGGTTCCGCCAGCTCTGCCGGGAGCAGGGCGGCGGCATCTACGTCTGCGAGATGATCACCACCCGGGCGCTGGTCGAGCGGAACCCGAAGACGCTGCGCATGATCACGTTCGGCGACGACGAGAAGCCCCGCAGCCTCCAGCTCTACGGCACCGATCCGGAGATCACCGCTGCCGCCGTGCGGATCGTCGTCGAACGCAACCTCGCCGACCACATCGACCTCAACTTCGGCTGCCCCGTCCCCAAGGTCACCCGGCGTGGGGGCGGCGCGGCGTTGCCGTGGCGGCGTCGGCTCTTCGCCCGGCTGGTGCAGGCCGCGGTGGCTGCCGCCGCGCCGGCCGGGGTGCCGGTCACGGTGAAGATGCGCAAGGGCATCGACGACGACCACCTGACGTACGTCGAAGCCGGGCTCGCCGCCCAGGACGCCGGCGTGGCCGCGGTGGCCCTGCACGGGCGGACCGCCGCGCAGCGTTACTCGGGCACGGCCGACTGGGACGCGATCGCCACGTTGAAGCAGGCCCTCGATGTGCCGGTGCTCGGCAACGGCGACATCTGGGAAGCCGACGACGCGCTGCGGATGGTCGCGCACACTGGCGTCGACGGCGTGGTCGTGGGGCGTGGCTGCCTGGGTCGACCGTGGCTCTTCGCCGACCTGGAGGCCGCCTTCAACGGCCGCTCGGAGCGGCGGTTGCCGACCCTCGGCGAGGTGGCGGTGACCATGCGCCGGCACGCCGAGCTGCTGGTCGACCAGTTCGTTACCGGTGCCAGCAACCCGGCCCGGGGTGAGCGGGACGGCTGCGCCGACTTCCGCAAGCACGTCGCCTGGTACCTCAAGGGCTTCCCGGTCGGCGGCGAGCTGCGCCGTTCGCTGGCGATGATCGAAACTTTGGCCCAACTCGACGACCTGCTCGGAAAGCTCGACCCGACGGAGCCGTTCCCGCTGACCGCACTGGGCCAGCCGCGCGGGCGCACCAACTCGCCGGGGAAGGTCTTCCTACCGGACGGCTGGCTGGCCAGCCGCGACGACGACGCCGTCCCCGAGGGCGCCGAGATGGATGACTCCGGCGGCTGA
- a CDS encoding ArsR/SmtB family transcription factor has translation MTSATGYDGFDGASELLRALSAPIRLAIVSELAGGERCVHELVEKLGAAQPLVSQHLRVLRGAGVVRGSRRGREIAYSLVDEHVAHIVADAVSHAGEGS, from the coding sequence ATGACCAGCGCGACGGGCTACGACGGGTTCGACGGGGCCAGCGAGTTGCTCCGCGCGCTGTCCGCGCCCATCCGGCTGGCCATCGTCAGCGAGTTGGCCGGCGGTGAGCGGTGCGTGCACGAGTTGGTGGAAAAGCTCGGCGCCGCGCAACCGCTCGTCTCGCAGCACCTGCGGGTGCTGCGCGGCGCGGGCGTGGTGCGGGGTTCGCGTCGAGGTCGGGAGATCGCCTACAGCCTGGTCGACGAGCACGTCGCGCACATCGTGGCGGACGCGGTCAGCCACGCGGGGGAGGGATCATGA
- a CDS encoding antibiotic biosynthesis monooxygenase, protein MLVTNRFVVDVDVADDFTERAHAALTALAARPGYLRGQLVRALDDPRYWSLVTEWESVGTYRRALGAFEVKVSAVPLLAESVDEPSAYEALATAAPGGAVVVAESDRAAGPYR, encoded by the coding sequence TTGCTGGTGACCAACCGGTTCGTGGTCGACGTCGATGTCGCCGACGACTTCACCGAACGGGCGCACGCCGCCCTCACCGCACTGGCCGCCCGCCCCGGCTACCTGCGCGGTCAACTGGTCCGGGCGCTCGACGACCCCCGGTACTGGTCACTGGTCACCGAATGGGAGTCGGTCGGCACGTACCGGCGGGCGCTGGGCGCCTTCGAGGTCAAGGTCAGCGCCGTGCCGCTGCTCGCCGAGTCGGTCGACGAGCCCTCCGCGTACGAGGCGTTGGCCACCGCCGCCCCCGGCGGGGCCGTGGTCGTCGCCGAGAGTGATCGGGCTGCGGGTCCTTACCGCTGA
- a CDS encoding metal ABC transporter ATP-binding protein: protein MTSPVITVEHGVVGYDGRPVLRDISLTVTAGEVVAVLGANGSGKSTLIRAVLGLVPISAGSVTLFDRPLRRFRQWERIGYVPQRLGAGGGVPATVREVVASGRLARRGILRPPGRADRAAVDAALLAVGLADRAGDPVSTLSGGQQQRTLIARALAGQPELLVLDEPTAGVDAASQEAFANALRDFVGGGGTVLLVAHELGPLRPVISRAVVVHEGGICHDGAVPDPAGHHAEPDHDHVHPHGPDEPAGLWSN from the coding sequence GTGACCTCACCTGTCATCACCGTCGAGCACGGGGTGGTCGGCTACGACGGCCGCCCCGTGCTCCGGGACATCTCGCTCACCGTGACCGCCGGCGAGGTGGTCGCGGTGCTCGGTGCCAACGGCTCCGGCAAGTCCACCCTGATCCGCGCCGTGCTCGGGCTGGTGCCCATCAGCGCCGGCTCGGTCACCCTCTTCGACCGGCCGTTGCGCCGCTTCCGGCAATGGGAGCGCATCGGGTACGTCCCGCAGCGCCTGGGCGCCGGCGGCGGCGTACCGGCCACCGTCCGCGAAGTGGTGGCCTCCGGCCGGCTGGCCCGCCGGGGGATCCTCCGCCCGCCGGGCCGAGCCGACCGGGCCGCCGTCGACGCCGCGCTGCTCGCGGTCGGGCTCGCCGACCGGGCCGGCGACCCGGTGTCCACGCTCTCCGGCGGCCAGCAGCAGCGCACCCTGATCGCCCGCGCACTGGCCGGCCAGCCGGAGTTGCTGGTCCTCGACGAGCCCACCGCCGGGGTGGACGCGGCAAGCCAGGAGGCGTTCGCCAACGCGCTGCGCGACTTCGTCGGCGGCGGCGGAACGGTGCTGCTGGTCGCCCACGAACTGGGCCCGCTGCGACCGGTGATCAGCCGGGCGGTCGTCGTACACGAGGGTGGCATCTGTCACGACGGTGCGGTGCCGGACCCGGCCGGCCACCACGCGGAGCCCGACCACGACCACGTGCACCCGCACGGTCCCGACGAGCCCGCCGGGCTGTGGAGCAACTGA
- a CDS encoding metal ABC transporter substrate-binding protein: MSNRTTFRVLAAATTLLALGAGAGCSTGGAAGADPQRVDVVAAFYPLQFIAERVGGDAVRVTNLAKPGAEPHDLELNPSQVGQVSEAELIVYLKGFQPAVDDAVAQNGGDRAFDVTSVQPLLDASAGGHNHEGEEHAEDNSSKDPHVWLDPTRLAGIGDQLAQRLGKADPDHGADYTARAAALRADLTTLDDEFKHGLATCQRREIVTSHAAFGYLADRYQLDQVGITGLSPDVEPSPQRLAHAIEEAKEHKATTIFFETLVSPKVAETIAGQVGAKTAVLDPIEGLAAGSNGDYLSVMRTNLQTLQTALSCS, encoded by the coding sequence ATGAGCAACCGCACCACGTTCCGTGTCCTGGCCGCCGCGACCACCCTCCTCGCCCTGGGTGCCGGGGCCGGCTGCTCCACCGGTGGTGCCGCCGGCGCCGATCCCCAACGGGTCGACGTGGTGGCCGCGTTCTACCCCCTCCAGTTCATCGCGGAGCGCGTCGGCGGCGACGCGGTCCGGGTGACGAATCTGGCCAAGCCCGGTGCCGAGCCGCACGATCTGGAGCTCAACCCGAGTCAGGTCGGTCAGGTCAGCGAGGCGGAGCTGATCGTCTACCTCAAGGGTTTCCAGCCCGCGGTCGATGACGCCGTCGCACAGAACGGTGGCGACCGGGCGTTCGACGTGACCAGCGTGCAGCCGCTGCTGGACGCGAGCGCCGGCGGGCACAACCACGAGGGCGAGGAGCACGCTGAGGACAACAGCAGTAAGGACCCGCACGTCTGGCTCGACCCGACCCGCCTCGCCGGCATCGGCGACCAGCTCGCCCAGCGGCTCGGCAAGGCCGACCCGGACCACGGCGCCGACTACACCGCCCGCGCCGCGGCACTACGCGCCGACCTCACGACCCTGGACGACGAGTTCAAGCACGGCCTGGCGACCTGCCAGCGGCGGGAGATCGTGACCAGCCACGCCGCGTTCGGCTACCTCGCCGACCGCTACCAGCTCGACCAGGTCGGCATCACCGGGCTGAGCCCGGACGTCGAGCCTTCGCCGCAGCGGCTCGCCCACGCGATCGAGGAGGCGAAGGAGCACAAAGCCACCACGATCTTCTTCGAGACCCTGGTCAGCCCGAAGGTCGCCGAGACCATCGCCGGTCAGGTCGGCGCGAAGACCGCCGTGCTGGACCCGATCGAAGGACTCGCCGCCGGCAGCAACGGGGACTACCTTTCGGTGATGCGTACGAACCTGCAGACCCTGCAGACGGCCTTGAGCTGCTCGTGA
- a CDS encoding Fur family transcriptional regulator, which produces MSESSAAVRNTRQRSAVSALLAEMEGFHSAQDLHAMLRQRGDRVGLTTVYRTLQGLADAGEIDVMRPPGGEHLYRRCSEGHHHHLVCRACGRTVEVAGPAVESWADRVAAQHGYTDVSHTMEIFGTCPACSR; this is translated from the coding sequence ATGAGCGAGAGCAGCGCCGCGGTGCGCAACACCCGGCAGCGCTCCGCAGTGAGCGCGCTGCTGGCCGAGATGGAAGGCTTCCACAGCGCCCAGGACCTGCACGCGATGCTGCGCCAGCGCGGCGATCGGGTCGGCCTGACCACCGTCTACCGCACCCTGCAGGGGCTGGCCGACGCGGGCGAGATCGACGTGATGCGTCCGCCGGGTGGCGAGCACCTCTACCGCCGGTGCAGCGAGGGGCACCACCACCACCTGGTCTGCCGGGCCTGCGGGCGGACGGTCGAGGTGGCCGGGCCGGCCGTGGAGAGCTGGGCCGACCGGGTCGCCGCGCAGCACGGCTACACCGACGTCAGCCACACCATGGAGATCTTCGGCACCTGCCCGGCCTGCTCACGTTGA